GGATTACCCGGAGTATGAGGTGATCTTTGTCGTTGATGATCCGGAAGATCCGGCGGTAAAGGTCATTCAAGCCGTTTCGCAGACGGGGGAAGGCTATCGAAAGAAAACGGCTCTGACAGTCGCACCGAAGGCGACCGATTCGAGCCAAAAGGTCGAGAATTTAAGAGAAGGAGTGATTCATGCCGATCCGCGAAGCGAGGTCTTTGTATTCGTAGATTCCGATGCACGTCCGTCGCCTGCCTGGCTGAGGGCGTTGGTCGCACCTCTTCGCGATGAGACGATCGGGGCAACGACGGGCTACCGCTGGTTCATTTCCGAAGATCCGTCGCTGGCGAGCGAGATCCGTTCGTCGTGGAACGCATCGATCGCATCGGCGCTCGGTCCGAACGCCAGAAGCAATTTCTGTTGGGGCGGCTCGATGGCGATCCGGCGTGACACATTCGAAAGACTAAATATCCGTGACCGCTGGCACGGATCGCTCTCGGACGACTTCACCGTAACACGCGCGATGAATGCCGGAGATCTGCCGATCAGATTCGTACCCGAAGCCCTCGCAGCCTCGGTCGAAAACTGCACCATTGGTCAGCTGTTCGAATTCACCAATCGACAGATGAAGATCACACGCGTTTATATGCCAAAGCTCTGGCTAATGTCGTTCTTCGGGTCGGCTTTGTTCAATTCGGTGTTGATCACGGCCTTCCTGATCGTCATTTTCAGCAGGGCCAATACGGCTCTGGTCTGGGCAGCGATCTTTACTCTGATCACGGTCTCTGGGTTCAGCGTCGGCAAGGCGTGGACCCGACTTCGGGCAGTTCGTCTCGTCCTTTCCCAGCACGCAAGAGCCCTTGATAGACAATGGCTCACCCAAAATACTCTATGGCTGATAACTCCGGCCGTTTTTCTCGTCAATTGTTTTTCCGCCCTTTCACGCCGAATGCGCTGGCGCGGTACCGAGTACGAAATGGCATCGCCCGAGGTGACAAAGATAATCGAGCCAGGTTAGATCGGGGCCCAAACGTGGCTTTCGCCCGATAGCTCCGGCCAAATGTAGTAAGATACTCTTTATCAGATCGATTCTCGGCAAGCCAGTATCGGCCCGGCGACATCGTAACTATATGAG
The DNA window shown above is from Chloracidobacterium sp. and carries:
- a CDS encoding glycosyltransferase family 2 protein, which produces MTYIFCIFAAVLIWFSVKSFLGGIAYLRYFRAELSAVRPDWQPFATIIAPCKGLDDGLEQNLTALIELDYPEYEVIFVVDDPEDPAVKVIQAVSQTGEGYRKKTALTVAPKATDSSQKVENLREGVIHADPRSEVFVFVDSDARPSPAWLRALVAPLRDETIGATTGYRWFISEDPSLASEIRSSWNASIASALGPNARSNFCWGGSMAIRRDTFERLNIRDRWHGSLSDDFTVTRAMNAGDLPIRFVPEALAASVENCTIGQLFEFTNRQMKITRVYMPKLWLMSFFGSALFNSVLITAFLIVIFSRANTALVWAAIFTLITVSGFSVGKAWTRLRAVRLVLSQHARALDRQWLTQNTLWLITPAVFLVNCFSALSRRMRWRGTEYEMASPEVTKIIEPG